A single window of Liolophura sinensis isolate JHLJ2023 chromosome 6, CUHK_Ljap_v2, whole genome shotgun sequence DNA harbors:
- the LOC135468503 gene encoding protein O-mannosyl-transferase 2-like isoform X1, with product MQQKEAKVSSEQSETGCRMKIVGEKMDVGDGDNHPGVPLPDVTLRADTSTGDRSTEICPDNKDALLHKGKGDPEKTQISRVPSGKGDHKDSDVSTDKKTVPLAHVMPQDTWRMYRICLCVSILAYVTRLYRIEEPPHICWDETHFGKMGSWYINRTFFFDVHPPLGKMLIGLAGHLTGYNGSFAFSKPGDLYEDVPYVGMRIFCALLGSAVVPFSFLIVWELSHSIIASMITGFLVMLDTGTLTLSRYILLDPILLCFIMAATYSTLKLRNAHDKLFSVQWWTWACVTGVFLSCSVGVKFVGLFVVLLAGVTTVLELWHLLGRLELPMSSLAAQFAARVACLILLPVILYMAFFAVHFTVLSKSGNGDGFFSSAFQSQLEGNKLYNISMPENVAYGSKVTLKHQKTGGGYLHSHYHLYPEELPPRQQQITTYTHKDDNNYWIIKKFDVEPTEEDKPEFVTNGDYVRLEHFATRRNLHSHREPAPITKRHYQVSAYGVNGTGDANDVWIVDIVGAPKGAPLKTVRSRIRLIHYHVRCVLQSNDKKLPKWGFEQMEVTCSPSSKGQITYWNIEEVVDPRLPSVSFQVYRPSFLEKFIESHAVMFQGNSGLKPKEGEVTSVPWQWPVNYKGQLFSGRDHMVYLLGNPVIFWGNLVVLGLFLLLYTVHALRRQRGCHIQPNLLVYREQRFSACWWLFLGWILHYLPFWAMGRVLYFHHYFPAFLFNCMLTGRPVKN from the exons ATGCAACAGAAGGAGGCAAAAGTCAGCAGTGAGCAGTCTGAAACAGGCTGCAGAATGAAAATAGTGGGAGAAAAGATGGATGTTGGGGATGGGGATAACCACCCAGGTGTGCCCCTCCCTGATGTCACCCTAAGAGCAGATACCAGCACAGGTGATAGGAGCACAGAAATATGTCCAGACAACAAAGACGCTTTGCTGCACAAAGGTAAAGGTGACCCAGAGAAAACTCAGATCAGCAGAGTGCCTTCTGGTAAAGGCGACCACAAGGATTCAGATGTCAGCACAGACAAGAAAACTGTCCCCTTAGCACACGTCATGCCACAGGACACCTGGCGCATGTACCGGATCTGCTTGTGTGTGTCTATACTGGCTTATGTCACACGACTGTACAGGATTGAAGAACCTCCACATATCTG CTGGGATGAGACTCACTTTGGGAAGATGGGCAGTTGGTACATAAACAGAACATTTTTCTTTGATGTTCATCCTCCACTGGGCAAG ATGCTGATTGGCTTAGCAGGTCACCTGACTGGTTACAATGGAAGTTTTGCATTTTCCAAGCCTGGAGATCTGTATGAAGATGTACCTTATGTTGGCATGAGAATT TTTTGTGCGTTGCTGGGTTCTGCTGTTGTACCGTTTTCCTTCCTCATTGTATGGGAGCTGTCGCACTCCATCATTGCCTCCATGATCACAGGATTCCTGGTCATGCTAG ACACAGGGACGCTGACCCTGTCCAGGTACATCCTGCTGGACCCCATCCTCCTCTGCTTCATCATGGCTGCCACCTACAGCACCCTGAAACTGAGGAATGCCCATGACAA ACTCTTCTCTGTACAGTGGTGGACATGGGCCTGTGTCACTGGTGTATTCCTGTCCTGCTCAGTTGG GGTGAAGTTTGTGGGGTTGTTTGTGGTCCTGTTGGCTGGTGTGACCACAGTTTTGGAGCTGTGGCATCTGTTAGGCAGACTAGAACTACCAATG TCCAGCCTAGCTGCACAGTTTGCAGCTCGAGTGGCCTGTCTTATTTTACTGCCTGTCATTCTCTACATGGCGTTCTTTGCGGTACATTTTACCGTCCTCAGTAAAAG TGGAAATGGCGATGGATTTTTCAGCTCAGCATTTCAGTCTCAGTTGGAAGGAAACAAGTTGTACAATATAAGCATGCCAGAAA ATGTGGCTTATGGGTCCAAAGTTACCTTGAAGCACCAGAAGACAGGAGGAGGGTATCTCCATTCTCACTACCACCTTTACCCCGAAGAGTTACCCCCCAGACAACAACAG AttaccacatacacacacaaagatGACAACAACTACTGGATCATTAAGAAGTTTGACGTTGAGCCTACAGAAGAAGACAAACCTGAGTTCGTCACTAATGGAGATTATGTACGACTGGAGCACTTTGC AACACGGCGCAACTTACACAGTCACAGAGAGCCAGCTCCTATCACGAAGCGCCACTACCAAGTTTCTGCATACGGTGTT AATGGTACGGGCGATGCTAATGATGTATGGATAGTTGACATTGTGGGTGCTCCCAAGGGCGCCCCCCTCAAAACTGTCCGCTCCCGGATACGCCTCATTCACTATCATGTCCGATGTGTTCTTCAGTCCAATGATAAAAAACTGCCAAAATG GGGATTTGAGCAGATGGAAGTCACGTGCAGTCCTAGCAGcaaagggcagataacttaCTGGAATATAGAAGAGGTGGTGGATCCAAGAT TACCTAGTGTAAGTTTCCAGGTGTACAGGCCAAGTTTCCTGGAGAAGTTCATAGAGAGTCACGCTGTCATGTTTCAG GGAAACAGTGGGCTGAAGCCAAAAGAGGGGGAGGTTACTTCTGTACCCTGGCAGTGGCCTGTCAACTACAAA GGTCAGTTATTCTCTGGGAGGGACCATATGGTTTACCTGCTGGGTAACCCTGTCATCTTCTGGGGtaaccttgtggtactggggCTATTTCTGCtcctgtacactgtacatgcctTAAGACGTCAGAGAGGATGCCACATCCAGCCAAATCTTCTGG TTTACAGGGAACAGCGTTTCAGTGCCTGCTGGTGGCTATTCCTGGGCTGGATCCTGCATTACCTCCCTTTCTGGGCCATGGGGAGGGTCTTGTACTTTCATCATTATTTCCCAGCGTTCCTCTTTAACTGCATGCTGACAGGTAGGCCAGTTAAAAA
- the LOC135468503 gene encoding protein O-mannosyl-transferase 2-like isoform X2, which produces MQQKEAKVSSEQSETGCRMKIVGEKMDVGDGDNHPGVPLPDVTLRADTSTGDRSTEICPDNKDALLHKGKGDPEKTQISRVPSGKGDHKDSDVSTDKKTVPLAHVMPQDTWRMYRICLCVSILAYVTRLYRIEEPPHICWDETHFGKMGSWYINRTFFFDVHPPLGKMLIGLAGHLTGYNGSFAFSKPGDLYEDVPYVGMRIFCALLGSAVVPFSFLIVWELSHSIIASMITGFLVMLDTGTLTLSRYILLDPILLCFIMAATYSTLKLRNAHDKLFSVQWWTWACVTGVFLSCSVGVKFVGLFVVLLAGVTTVLELWHLLGRLELPMSSLAAQFAARVACLILLPVILYMAFFAVHFTVLSKSGNGDGFFSSAFQSQLEGNKLYNISMPENVAYGSKVTLKHQKTGGGYLHSHYHLYPEELPPRQQQITTYTHKDDNNYWIIKKFDVEPTEEDKPEFVTNGDYVRLEHFATRRNLHSHREPAPITKRHYQVSAYGVNGTGDANDVWIVDIVGAPKGAPLKTVRSRIRLIHYHVRCVLQSNDKKLPKWGFEQMEVTCSPSSKGQITYWNIEEVVDPRLPSVSFQVYRPSFLEKFIESHAVMFQGNSGLKPKEGEVTSVPWQWPVNYKGQLFSGRDHMVYLLGNPVIFWGNLVVLGLFLLLYTVHALRRQRGCHIQPNLLVYREQRFSACWWLFLGWILHYLPFWAMGRVLYFHHYFPAFLFNCMLTGIMLEYMITEVCRKVPAHLAMPMFHWLLGVTLGVILYSFYLFYPLTYGMSGPPATNITSPMYNLRWMDSWDF; this is translated from the exons ATGCAACAGAAGGAGGCAAAAGTCAGCAGTGAGCAGTCTGAAACAGGCTGCAGAATGAAAATAGTGGGAGAAAAGATGGATGTTGGGGATGGGGATAACCACCCAGGTGTGCCCCTCCCTGATGTCACCCTAAGAGCAGATACCAGCACAGGTGATAGGAGCACAGAAATATGTCCAGACAACAAAGACGCTTTGCTGCACAAAGGTAAAGGTGACCCAGAGAAAACTCAGATCAGCAGAGTGCCTTCTGGTAAAGGCGACCACAAGGATTCAGATGTCAGCACAGACAAGAAAACTGTCCCCTTAGCACACGTCATGCCACAGGACACCTGGCGCATGTACCGGATCTGCTTGTGTGTGTCTATACTGGCTTATGTCACACGACTGTACAGGATTGAAGAACCTCCACATATCTG CTGGGATGAGACTCACTTTGGGAAGATGGGCAGTTGGTACATAAACAGAACATTTTTCTTTGATGTTCATCCTCCACTGGGCAAG ATGCTGATTGGCTTAGCAGGTCACCTGACTGGTTACAATGGAAGTTTTGCATTTTCCAAGCCTGGAGATCTGTATGAAGATGTACCTTATGTTGGCATGAGAATT TTTTGTGCGTTGCTGGGTTCTGCTGTTGTACCGTTTTCCTTCCTCATTGTATGGGAGCTGTCGCACTCCATCATTGCCTCCATGATCACAGGATTCCTGGTCATGCTAG ACACAGGGACGCTGACCCTGTCCAGGTACATCCTGCTGGACCCCATCCTCCTCTGCTTCATCATGGCTGCCACCTACAGCACCCTGAAACTGAGGAATGCCCATGACAA ACTCTTCTCTGTACAGTGGTGGACATGGGCCTGTGTCACTGGTGTATTCCTGTCCTGCTCAGTTGG GGTGAAGTTTGTGGGGTTGTTTGTGGTCCTGTTGGCTGGTGTGACCACAGTTTTGGAGCTGTGGCATCTGTTAGGCAGACTAGAACTACCAATG TCCAGCCTAGCTGCACAGTTTGCAGCTCGAGTGGCCTGTCTTATTTTACTGCCTGTCATTCTCTACATGGCGTTCTTTGCGGTACATTTTACCGTCCTCAGTAAAAG TGGAAATGGCGATGGATTTTTCAGCTCAGCATTTCAGTCTCAGTTGGAAGGAAACAAGTTGTACAATATAAGCATGCCAGAAA ATGTGGCTTATGGGTCCAAAGTTACCTTGAAGCACCAGAAGACAGGAGGAGGGTATCTCCATTCTCACTACCACCTTTACCCCGAAGAGTTACCCCCCAGACAACAACAG AttaccacatacacacacaaagatGACAACAACTACTGGATCATTAAGAAGTTTGACGTTGAGCCTACAGAAGAAGACAAACCTGAGTTCGTCACTAATGGAGATTATGTACGACTGGAGCACTTTGC AACACGGCGCAACTTACACAGTCACAGAGAGCCAGCTCCTATCACGAAGCGCCACTACCAAGTTTCTGCATACGGTGTT AATGGTACGGGCGATGCTAATGATGTATGGATAGTTGACATTGTGGGTGCTCCCAAGGGCGCCCCCCTCAAAACTGTCCGCTCCCGGATACGCCTCATTCACTATCATGTCCGATGTGTTCTTCAGTCCAATGATAAAAAACTGCCAAAATG GGGATTTGAGCAGATGGAAGTCACGTGCAGTCCTAGCAGcaaagggcagataacttaCTGGAATATAGAAGAGGTGGTGGATCCAAGAT TACCTAGTGTAAGTTTCCAGGTGTACAGGCCAAGTTTCCTGGAGAAGTTCATAGAGAGTCACGCTGTCATGTTTCAG GGAAACAGTGGGCTGAAGCCAAAAGAGGGGGAGGTTACTTCTGTACCCTGGCAGTGGCCTGTCAACTACAAA GGTCAGTTATTCTCTGGGAGGGACCATATGGTTTACCTGCTGGGTAACCCTGTCATCTTCTGGGGtaaccttgtggtactggggCTATTTCTGCtcctgtacactgtacatgcctTAAGACGTCAGAGAGGATGCCACATCCAGCCAAATCTTCTGG TTTACAGGGAACAGCGTTTCAGTGCCTGCTGGTGGCTATTCCTGGGCTGGATCCTGCATTACCTCCCTTTCTGGGCCATGGGGAGGGTCTTGTACTTTCATCATTATTTCCCAGCGTTCCTCTTTAACTGCATGCTGACAG